In Desulfatibacillum aliphaticivorans DSM 15576, the sequence GATCGGCAAGCTGATCGAGCAGACCGGAGGAAAGTGGATTCGAAACACCAGCCTGGACGACGACTTTTTCGTTATCAGGCAGGCCGTGGAACGGGGCGCCACCGAGGATTACGACATGGTCCTGGTGCTGGCGGGTTCCTCCGCCGGATCCGAAGACCATACGGCCAATATCGTGGACAACCTGGGCGACGTGCTGGTTCACGGCGTGACCATCATGCCGGGCAAGCCCGTGGTTCTGGGCGACGTGAACAACGTGCCCGTGGTCGGGGTGCCGGGGTATCCGGTTTCCGCCATTGTGGTGTTCGACGAGTTCATCCGCCCCATGCTTTGCCATATGCTCGGCCAGCCCGAACCTTTACGCAAAAAAATCATGGTGGAGCCCACCCGGAAGATTCCGTCCAAGCTGGGCCTGGAGGAAATGGTTCGGGTGAAGCTGGGCCGTGTGGGCGACAGGGTGGCGGCCACCCCCCTGCCCCGGGGCGCCGGGTCCATCACCAGCTTTACCGAAGCGGACGGCATCATCCGCATACCCAACGAAAACGAGGGCCTGCACCCCGGACAGCCGGTGGAAGCCGAACTTCTCCGCTTCAACCGCACCATAGACAACACCCTGGTGGCCGTGGGCAGCCATGACAACACCCTGGATCTCCTGGCTGACGCCCTGCGCAGCCGGGGGGGGTATTTGTCCCTGTCCTCCAGCCATGTGGGAAGCATGGGCGGCCTTTTGGCCATGAAAAAAGGCATGTGCCATATTGCAGGCTCCCACCTTTTGGACACGGAAACCGGGGAATACAACATCAGCTACATCAAAACCTATCTGGCGGGCATTCCGGTCAAGCTGGTTCACCTGGTCATGCGGGAGCAAGGCCTGATGGTGGCCAAAGGCAATCCCAAAAACATCCAATCCGTGGAAGACCTCGGCCGGAACGGGGTGCGGTTTATCAACCGGCAAGCCGGTTCCGGCACCCGGGTGCTGCTGGACCATTACCTGAGCAAACTGGGCATCAAACCCTCCAAAATCAACGGTTACGGGGACGACGAGTTCACCCACATGGCCGTGGCCGCCGCGGTACAGAATCAAGTGGCTGACGCCGGCATGGGCATTTACGCCGCCGCCAAGGCCCTGGAACTGGATTTCGTACCGGTTATCACCGAGCAGTACGATTTGATCATTCCCGAAGGCATTTTTGAGTCTGAAAAAATCGCCATTCTCCTGGAAACCATTCGTTCCGACGCGTTTAAAAAGCGGGTGGACGCCTTGGGAGGCTACCACACGGAGCGCACCGGTGAAGTGCTGATGTAGCCATGTTCGGTTTTCACGGGAAAATTCTGTTTATCAATCTGGAAAGCCGATCTTTCCGGATTG encodes:
- a CDS encoding molybdopterin biosynthesis protein, which encodes MNKRHVYLNMKTREEARNIWLSHFAEKVELAHETISSVDAVGRVLAEPAFARISTPNAHLAAMDGIAVLAQDTFDASETNPMDLKVGEQAFYVNTGHQLPPQTNAVIMIEQVQVIDDDTVRIEAAAVPWNYVRKVGEDIVATEMLFPTNHLVTPTCLGALLTGGVFEVKVKKQPKVLVIPTGTELVDWRKIYPEELQPGRVLETNSWVIGKLIEQTGGKWIRNTSLDDDFFVIRQAVERGATEDYDMVLVLAGSSAGSEDHTANIVDNLGDVLVHGVTIMPGKPVVLGDVNNVPVVGVPGYPVSAIVVFDEFIRPMLCHMLGQPEPLRKKIMVEPTRKIPSKLGLEEMVRVKLGRVGDRVAATPLPRGAGSITSFTEADGIIRIPNENEGLHPGQPVEAELLRFNRTIDNTLVAVGSHDNTLDLLADALRSRGGYLSLSSSHVGSMGGLLAMKKGMCHIAGSHLLDTETGEYNISYIKTYLAGIPVKLVHLVMREQGLMVAKGNPKNIQSVEDLGRNGVRFINRQAGSGTRVLLDHYLSKLGIKPSKINGYGDDEFTHMAVAAAVQNQVADAGMGIYAAAKALELDFVPVITEQYDLIIPEGIFESEKIAILLETIRSDAFKKRVDALGGYHTERTGEVLM